The proteins below are encoded in one region of Phaseolus vulgaris cultivar G19833 chromosome 1, P. vulgaris v2.0, whole genome shotgun sequence:
- the LOC137815079 gene encoding phosphoinositide phospholipase C 6-like isoform X2: MATHNYKVFSCFNRKFTLTEPEPLPDVQKAFSEFSAGASSMSADHLLRFLAEHQGEVDCTASDSNQILQQSRKDDRESGFDLHDFFHFLQHNDFNAPLKSQVHHDMNAPLSHYFVYTGHNSYLTGNQLSSDCSDVPIIKALQRGVRVIELDLWPNSDKDDIDVVHGRTLTTPVSLLQCLKSIKEYAFVKSKYPLVITLEDHLTPDLQAKVAKMATQVFGELLHIPQTDSLTEFPSPESMKGRILISTKPPKEFLESNDMESDDEVSSLPDNTNAQGIDDKSSLEYKCLITIHAGKPKGEIQDELKAAGKVRRLSLSEQALEKASESYGADIVRFTQNNILRVYPKGTRLNSSNYKPHIGWTYGAQMVAFNMQGHGKSLWYMQGMFRTNGGCGYVKKPEFLIRKGPHNEVFDPKIVLPVKTTLKVKVYTGYGWSLDFSPTDFDTYSPPDFYVKVCIVGVPADMAKKKTRVISNNWFPVWEEEFDFPLTVPELALLRIEVRENDKRQKDDFGGQTCLPVSELKSGFRSVPLYDEKGDKFKSVKLLMRFQFR; the protein is encoded by the exons ATGGCCACCCACAACTACAAAGTCTTCAGCTGCTTCAACCGGAAGTTCACACTCACCGAACCGGAGCCACTGCCCGACGTCCAAAAAGCCTTTTCTGAATTTTCTGCCGGCGCCTCCTCCATGTCCGCCGATCACCTCCTCCGGTTTCTGGCGGAGCATCAGGGCGAAGTGGACTGCACCGCTTCCGATTCCAACCAGATCCTCCAGCAATCGAGGAAAGATGACCGGGAAAGTGGATTCGATCTCCACGACTTCTTCCATTTCCTGCAACACAACGATTTCAACGCTCCCTTGAAATCTCag GTACATCATGATATGAATGCTCCATTGTCACATTATTTCGTATACACTGGGCACAATTCCTATCTGACCGGCAATCAACTGAGCAGTGACTGCAGTGATGTGCCAATCATAAAGGCTTTGCAACGAGGTGTGCGAGTAATTGAACTAGATTTATGGCCAAATTCGGATAAAGATGATATCGATGTAGTTCATGGAAG GACTCTTACCACTCCTGTCTCACTCCTCCAATGTTTGAAGTCCATAAAAGAGTATGCTTTTGTTAAATCTAAGTACCCACTCGTTATAACTTTAGAAGATCACCTTACTCCAGATCTTCAAGCTAAAGTTGCAAAG ATGGCCACACAAGTATTTGGAGAATTGCTTCACATCCCTCAGACAGATTCTCTGACGGAATTCCCCTCACCAGAATCAATGAAAGGTCGAATTCTTATATCAACAAAACCACCAAAAGAATTTCTTGAATCCAATGACATGGAATCAGATGACGAGGTTTCCTCATTGCCAGACAATACTAATGCACAAGGAATTGATGATAAG AGTTCACTTGAGTACAAATGCTTGATTACAATCCATGCTGGAAAACCGAAGGGTGAGATACAGGACGAATTAAAAGCTGCTGGTAAAGTTAGGCGCTTAAGCTTGAGTGAGCAAGCACTTGAAAAGGCTTCTGAATCTTATGGAGCTGATATTGTCAG GTTTACGCAGAACAATATTCTCAGAGTTTATCCAAAGGGAACACGTCTCAACTCCTCAAATTACAAACCACACATAGGGTGGACGTACGGAGCTCAGATGGTTGCGTTTAACATGCAG GGGCATGGTAAATCACTTTGGTACATGCAAGGAATGTTTAGAACAAATGGAGGGTGCGGTTATGTGAAAAAGCCTGAATTTTTAATTCGAAAAGGTCCACATAATGAGGTTTTTGATCCTAAAATAGTATTGCCAGTGAAGACAACATTAAAG GTAAAAGTCTACACGGGGTACGGTTGGAGCTTAGATTTCAGCCCAACAGACTTTGATACTTACTCACCACCAGACTTTTACGTTAAG GTTTGTATCGTTGGAGTTCCGGCTGATATGGCCAAGAAGAAAACAAGGGTAATTTCAAATAATTGGTTTCCTGTCTGGGAAGAAGAGTTTGATTTCCCTTTGACTGTTCCAGAGCTGGCTTTGCTCCGCATAGAGGTTCGAGAAAATGATAAGCGTCAAAAGGATGACTTTGGTGGACAGACGTGTTTGCCAGTCTCAGAACTAAAATCTGGATTCCGATCTGTCCCTCTATATGATGAAAAGGGTGACAAATTTAAATCTGTGAAGCTTTTAATGCGGTTTCAGTTTAGATGA
- the LOC137815079 gene encoding phosphoinositide phospholipase C 6-like isoform X1 — MATHNYKVFSCFNRKFTLTEPEPLPDVQKAFSEFSAGASSMSADHLLRFLAEHQGEVDCTASDSNQILQQSRKDDRESGFDLHDFFHFLQHNDFNAPLKSQVHHDMNAPLSHYFVYTGHNSYLTGNQLSSDCSDVPIIKALQRGVRVIELDLWPNSDKDDIDVVHGRTLTTPVSLLQCLKSIKEYAFVKSKYPLVITLEDHLTPDLQAKVAKMATQVFGELLHIPQTDSLTEFPSPESMKGRILISTKPPKEFLESNDMESDDEVSSLPDNTNAQGIDDKQSSLEYKCLITIHAGKPKGEIQDELKAAGKVRRLSLSEQALEKASESYGADIVRFTQNNILRVYPKGTRLNSSNYKPHIGWTYGAQMVAFNMQGHGKSLWYMQGMFRTNGGCGYVKKPEFLIRKGPHNEVFDPKIVLPVKTTLKVKVYTGYGWSLDFSPTDFDTYSPPDFYVKVCIVGVPADMAKKKTRVISNNWFPVWEEEFDFPLTVPELALLRIEVRENDKRQKDDFGGQTCLPVSELKSGFRSVPLYDEKGDKFKSVKLLMRFQFR, encoded by the exons ATGGCCACCCACAACTACAAAGTCTTCAGCTGCTTCAACCGGAAGTTCACACTCACCGAACCGGAGCCACTGCCCGACGTCCAAAAAGCCTTTTCTGAATTTTCTGCCGGCGCCTCCTCCATGTCCGCCGATCACCTCCTCCGGTTTCTGGCGGAGCATCAGGGCGAAGTGGACTGCACCGCTTCCGATTCCAACCAGATCCTCCAGCAATCGAGGAAAGATGACCGGGAAAGTGGATTCGATCTCCACGACTTCTTCCATTTCCTGCAACACAACGATTTCAACGCTCCCTTGAAATCTCag GTACATCATGATATGAATGCTCCATTGTCACATTATTTCGTATACACTGGGCACAATTCCTATCTGACCGGCAATCAACTGAGCAGTGACTGCAGTGATGTGCCAATCATAAAGGCTTTGCAACGAGGTGTGCGAGTAATTGAACTAGATTTATGGCCAAATTCGGATAAAGATGATATCGATGTAGTTCATGGAAG GACTCTTACCACTCCTGTCTCACTCCTCCAATGTTTGAAGTCCATAAAAGAGTATGCTTTTGTTAAATCTAAGTACCCACTCGTTATAACTTTAGAAGATCACCTTACTCCAGATCTTCAAGCTAAAGTTGCAAAG ATGGCCACACAAGTATTTGGAGAATTGCTTCACATCCCTCAGACAGATTCTCTGACGGAATTCCCCTCACCAGAATCAATGAAAGGTCGAATTCTTATATCAACAAAACCACCAAAAGAATTTCTTGAATCCAATGACATGGAATCAGATGACGAGGTTTCCTCATTGCCAGACAATACTAATGCACAAGGAATTGATGATAAG CAGAGTTCACTTGAGTACAAATGCTTGATTACAATCCATGCTGGAAAACCGAAGGGTGAGATACAGGACGAATTAAAAGCTGCTGGTAAAGTTAGGCGCTTAAGCTTGAGTGAGCAAGCACTTGAAAAGGCTTCTGAATCTTATGGAGCTGATATTGTCAG GTTTACGCAGAACAATATTCTCAGAGTTTATCCAAAGGGAACACGTCTCAACTCCTCAAATTACAAACCACACATAGGGTGGACGTACGGAGCTCAGATGGTTGCGTTTAACATGCAG GGGCATGGTAAATCACTTTGGTACATGCAAGGAATGTTTAGAACAAATGGAGGGTGCGGTTATGTGAAAAAGCCTGAATTTTTAATTCGAAAAGGTCCACATAATGAGGTTTTTGATCCTAAAATAGTATTGCCAGTGAAGACAACATTAAAG GTAAAAGTCTACACGGGGTACGGTTGGAGCTTAGATTTCAGCCCAACAGACTTTGATACTTACTCACCACCAGACTTTTACGTTAAG GTTTGTATCGTTGGAGTTCCGGCTGATATGGCCAAGAAGAAAACAAGGGTAATTTCAAATAATTGGTTTCCTGTCTGGGAAGAAGAGTTTGATTTCCCTTTGACTGTTCCAGAGCTGGCTTTGCTCCGCATAGAGGTTCGAGAAAATGATAAGCGTCAAAAGGATGACTTTGGTGGACAGACGTGTTTGCCAGTCTCAGAACTAAAATCTGGATTCCGATCTGTCCCTCTATATGATGAAAAGGGTGACAAATTTAAATCTGTGAAGCTTTTAATGCGGTTTCAGTTTAGATGA
- the LOC137815075 gene encoding phosphoinositide phospholipase C 2-like isoform X2 gives MSKQTYSFCFCFRRRFRLPVSEAPPEIKTLFHRYSNEQGVMTASHVRSFLVEVQKEESATEEDAQAIIDGHKHLSIFHRRGLNLESFFNYLFSHHNNPPLSSSLGVHQDMSSPLSHYFIYTGHNSYLTGNQLSSDCSDLPIINALQMGVRVIELDIWPNASKNDVDVLHGRTLTSPVALIKCLRSIKQYAFVASEYPVVITLEDHLTPDLQAKVAKMVTRTFGDILFSPSSESLKEFPSPESLKRRIIISTKPPKEYNEAKDVQEEEEESQKEKPVDDEEAWGKEVPSLRGGTISDYKNIEDEDDLDDGDDTDEAENSRQNASDEYRRLIAIHAGKPKGGLKECLKVDPDTVRRLSLSELQLEKAAETHGKEIVRFTQRNILRVYPKGTRITSTNYNPLIGWMHGAQMVAFNMQVTIYMGEGWFHDFKHTHFDQYSPPDFYARVGIAGVPCDAVMKKTGTIEDNWSPSWNKAFEFPLSVPELALLRVEVHEYDMSEKDDFGGQTCLPVWELRSGIRAVPLYSQKGEKYENVKLLMRFEFI, from the exons ATGTCGAAACAGACTTACAGCTTCTGCTTCTGCTTCCGCCGCCGCTTCAGACTCCCTGTGTCGGAGGCCCCTCCGGAGATAAAGACCCTTTTCCACCGCTATTCCAATGAGCAAGGCGTCATGACAGCCTCTCACGTCCGCAGTTTCTTGGTTGAGGTGCAGAAGGAGGAGAGTGCCACTGAGGAGGATGCACAGGCCATCATCGATGGCCACAAGCATCTCAGCATCTTTCACCGAAGAGGTCTCAATCTTGAGAGTTTCTTCAACTATCTCTTCAGTCACCATAATAATCCACCTCTCTCATCTTCTCTTGGG GTGCACCAAGATATGTCTTCACCGTTGTCTCATTACTTCATTTATACTGGTCATAATTCCTATCTAACTGGGAACCAACTTAGCAGTGACTGCAGTGACCTCCCCATCATCAATGCACTGCAGATGGGTGTAAGGGTGATTGAATTAGATATATGGCCTAATGCATCAAAGAATGATGTGGATGTTCTTCATGGAAG GACATTGACATCTCCTGTGGCACTCATCAAATGTTTGAGGTCTATTAAGCAGTATGCCTTTGTTGCCTCAGAATATCCAGTTGTAATAACCTTAGAAGACCACCTCACACCCGATCTTCAGGCCAAAGTGGCTAAG ATGGTTACTCGAACATTTGGAGACATACTATTTTCTCCTAGCTCAGAAAGCTTGAAGGAATTTCCTTCTCCTGAATCGCTTAAAAGGAGGATTATCATATCAACCAAACCACCTAAGGAGTACAATGAGGCAAAAGACGTTCAGGAAGAGGAGGAGGAATCACAAAAGGAAAAGCCTGTGGATGATGAAGAAGCATGGGGGAAGGAAGTCCCTAGTTTGAGAGGTGGCACTATTTCTGATTACAAG AACATTGAGGATGAAGATGATCTTGATGACGGAGATGATACTGATGAAGCAGAAAATTCACGTCAAAATGCATCAGACGAATACAGACGCTTAATTGCCATTCATGCTGGGAAGCCTAAAGGTGGATTAAAGGAATGTCTCAAAGTGGATCCTGATACAGTGAGACGTCTGAGTTTAAGTGAGCTACAACTTGAAAAGGCTGCTGAAACTCATGGAAAAGAAATTGTAAG GTTTACTCAGCGGAATATTCTGAGGGTGTATCCAAAAGGCACTCGTATTACCTCAACAAATTATAATCCATTGATTGGGTGGATGCATGGAGCCCAGATGGTTGCATTTAACATGCAG GTGACTATATATATGGGGGAAGGATGGTTTCATGATTTCAAGcacacacactttgatcaatacTCACCCCCTGACTTCTATGCAAGA GTGGGGATTGCTGGAGTCCCTTGTGATGCTGTTATGAAAAAAACTGGGACCATAGAGGATAATTGGTCTCCATCATGGAATAAGGCATTTGAGTTTCCACTTTCTGTTCCAGAACTGGCTCTGCTTCGTGTAGAAGTTCATGAGTATGACATGTCTGAGAAGGATGACTTTGGTGGCCAAACGTGCTTACCCGTGTGGGAACTAAGAAGTGGAATTCGAGCAGTTCCACTGTATTCCCAAAAAGGAGAAAAGTACGAGAATGTGAAGCTTCTAATGCGCTTTGAATTcatttga
- the LOC137815075 gene encoding phosphoinositide phospholipase C 2-like isoform X1, giving the protein MSKQTYSFCFCFRRRFRLPVSEAPPEIKTLFHRYSNEQGVMTASHVRSFLVEVQKEESATEEDAQAIIDGHKHLSIFHRRGLNLESFFNYLFSHHNNPPLSSSLGVHQDMSSPLSHYFIYTGHNSYLTGNQLSSDCSDLPIINALQMGVRVIELDIWPNASKNDVDVLHGRTLTSPVALIKCLRSIKQYAFVASEYPVVITLEDHLTPDLQAKVAKMVTRTFGDILFSPSSESLKEFPSPESLKRRIIISTKPPKEYNEAKDVQEEEEESQKEKPVDDEEAWGKEVPSLRGGTISDYKNIEDEDDLDDGDDTDEAENSRQNASDEYRRLIAIHAGKPKGGLKECLKVDPDTVRRLSLSELQLEKAAETHGKEIVRFTQRNILRVYPKGTRITSTNYNPLIGWMHGAQMVAFNMQGYGRSLWLMQGMFKANGGCGYVKKPHFLLESGLNDEVFDPKADLPVKKTLKVTIYMGEGWFHDFKHTHFDQYSPPDFYARVGIAGVPCDAVMKKTGTIEDNWSPSWNKAFEFPLSVPELALLRVEVHEYDMSEKDDFGGQTCLPVWELRSGIRAVPLYSQKGEKYENVKLLMRFEFI; this is encoded by the exons ATGTCGAAACAGACTTACAGCTTCTGCTTCTGCTTCCGCCGCCGCTTCAGACTCCCTGTGTCGGAGGCCCCTCCGGAGATAAAGACCCTTTTCCACCGCTATTCCAATGAGCAAGGCGTCATGACAGCCTCTCACGTCCGCAGTTTCTTGGTTGAGGTGCAGAAGGAGGAGAGTGCCACTGAGGAGGATGCACAGGCCATCATCGATGGCCACAAGCATCTCAGCATCTTTCACCGAAGAGGTCTCAATCTTGAGAGTTTCTTCAACTATCTCTTCAGTCACCATAATAATCCACCTCTCTCATCTTCTCTTGGG GTGCACCAAGATATGTCTTCACCGTTGTCTCATTACTTCATTTATACTGGTCATAATTCCTATCTAACTGGGAACCAACTTAGCAGTGACTGCAGTGACCTCCCCATCATCAATGCACTGCAGATGGGTGTAAGGGTGATTGAATTAGATATATGGCCTAATGCATCAAAGAATGATGTGGATGTTCTTCATGGAAG GACATTGACATCTCCTGTGGCACTCATCAAATGTTTGAGGTCTATTAAGCAGTATGCCTTTGTTGCCTCAGAATATCCAGTTGTAATAACCTTAGAAGACCACCTCACACCCGATCTTCAGGCCAAAGTGGCTAAG ATGGTTACTCGAACATTTGGAGACATACTATTTTCTCCTAGCTCAGAAAGCTTGAAGGAATTTCCTTCTCCTGAATCGCTTAAAAGGAGGATTATCATATCAACCAAACCACCTAAGGAGTACAATGAGGCAAAAGACGTTCAGGAAGAGGAGGAGGAATCACAAAAGGAAAAGCCTGTGGATGATGAAGAAGCATGGGGGAAGGAAGTCCCTAGTTTGAGAGGTGGCACTATTTCTGATTACAAG AACATTGAGGATGAAGATGATCTTGATGACGGAGATGATACTGATGAAGCAGAAAATTCACGTCAAAATGCATCAGACGAATACAGACGCTTAATTGCCATTCATGCTGGGAAGCCTAAAGGTGGATTAAAGGAATGTCTCAAAGTGGATCCTGATACAGTGAGACGTCTGAGTTTAAGTGAGCTACAACTTGAAAAGGCTGCTGAAACTCATGGAAAAGAAATTGTAAG GTTTACTCAGCGGAATATTCTGAGGGTGTATCCAAAAGGCACTCGTATTACCTCAACAAATTATAATCCATTGATTGGGTGGATGCATGGAGCCCAGATGGTTGCATTTAACATGCAG GGATACGGTAGATCTCTTTGGTTGATGCAGGGAATGTTCAAAGCCAATGGAGGATGTGGTTATGTTAAGAAACCACATTTTCTATTAGAGTCTGGTCTTAATGATGAGGTCTTTGATCCTAAAGCTGATTTGCCCGTGAAGAAAACTTTGAAA GTGACTATATATATGGGGGAAGGATGGTTTCATGATTTCAAGcacacacactttgatcaatacTCACCCCCTGACTTCTATGCAAGA GTGGGGATTGCTGGAGTCCCTTGTGATGCTGTTATGAAAAAAACTGGGACCATAGAGGATAATTGGTCTCCATCATGGAATAAGGCATTTGAGTTTCCACTTTCTGTTCCAGAACTGGCTCTGCTTCGTGTAGAAGTTCATGAGTATGACATGTCTGAGAAGGATGACTTTGGTGGCCAAACGTGCTTACCCGTGTGGGAACTAAGAAGTGGAATTCGAGCAGTTCCACTGTATTCCCAAAAAGGAGAAAAGTACGAGAATGTGAAGCTTCTAATGCGCTTTGAATTcatttga
- the LOC137815077 gene encoding NF-X1-type zinc finger protein NFXL2: protein MRQSPHQISDIAANMTSAWTRPHSHPSPSPPTLLSDSDSDADGSSASEIHRHSDLSDSIFKPYLEFSGHSGADLSKIQSFLTSSSAGALSCLICLERIKPSDPTWSCSSLCYAVFHLICIQSWARQASDLAAARAATRLPISPATASDTALWNCPKCRSEYPKSHIPKTYLCFCGKVDNPPNDPWVLPHSCGEVCGRPLKHNCGHHCLLLCHPGPCPSCPKLVKVRCFCGCIEDVRRCGFKEFSCNNPCSKVLDCGVHRCAEVCHRGACPPCRTRGVYACQCGRVKEEKECCDRVFQCDHPCEKRLGCGKHVCERGCHPGECGECPLKGKRTCPCGKRVYEGIPCDASVQLCGATCDKMLPCGYHRCPERCHRGQCVETCRVVVKKSCRCGSLKKDVPCYQDLACERKCQRMRDCGRHACKRRCCDGDCPPCSEICGRRLRCKNHKCPSPCHRGPCAPCPIMVTISCACGETRFEVPCGIEMDQKPPRCPKPCPITPLCRHASNCKPHKCHYGACHPCRLPCAKEYQCGHTCKLRCHGAKPPPNQEFTLKPKKKKIIQQSEGVPGTPCPPCPELEWRSCVGKHIGADRMMVCSDKSQFSCENLCGNPLPCGNHYCTKTCHALENQLRESEPCEDCYLPCQQEREPACPHSCPRRCHPGDCPPCKVLIKRSCHCGAMVHVFECLYYNSLSAKGQETVRSCGGPCHRKLPNCTHLCPETCHPGQCTNAEKCCKKVTVRCKCQTLKKEWVCQDVQAAYHHMGCHPKDTPKNQFGIGLIPCNSDCKSKVQVVESELQLRKSRVTEVQEQDTEKSARKRRKRRERVLESKETSKLQKIISGAKRLLLFVFILIILVAATYYGYKGLLWLSDWMNEVDERRQRYSGIK, encoded by the exons ATGAGGCAGAGTCCCCATCAGATATCAGACATCGCTGCCAACATGACATCAGCCTGGACTCGTCCCCACTCTCACCCATCCCCGTCACCGCCAACTCTACTCTCCGACTCTGATTCCGACGCAGACGGCTCCTCCGCATCGGAGATCCACCGCCACTCCGACCTGTCGGACTCCATATTCAAGCCTTACCTCGAATTTTCCGGCCACTCAGGCGCCGACCTTTCGAAGATCCAATCATTCCTGACGTCCTCCTCCGCCGGTGCTCTCTCGTGCCTCATCTGCCTCGAACGCATCAAACCCTCCGACCCCACTTGGTCATGCTCCTCCCTCTGCTATGCCGTCTTCCACCTCATCTGCATCCAGAGCTGGGCCCGCCAGGCCTCGGACCTTGCCGCCGCACGCGCTGCCACTCGCCTCCCTATCTCTCCCGCCACAGCCTCCGACACCGCCCTCTGGAACTGCCCCAAATGCAGATCGGAGTACCCCAAATCTCACATTCCCAAAACGTATCTCTGCTTCTGCGGGAAGGTGGATAATCCTCCCAACGATCCGTGGGTTTTGCCACACTCTTGCGGTGAGGTTTGCGGAAGACCGTTGAAGCACAATTGCGGGCACCATTGTTTGTTACTCTGCCATCCCGGGCCGTGCCCCTCTTGCCCCAAACTCGTTAAAGTTCGATGCTTTTGTGGGTGCATTGAAGATGTTCGACGATGTGGATTCAAGGAATTTTCATGTAATAATCCGTGTTCCAAGGTTTTGGATTGTGGGGTTCACCGTTGCGCTGAGGTTTGCCACCGTGGCGCTTGCCCTCCTTGCCGGACACGTGGCGTGTATGCCTGCCAGTGTGGGAGGGTGAAAGAGGAGAAGGAGTGTTGTGATCGTGTTTTTCAGTGTGATCATCCGTGTGAGAAGAGGCTTGGCTGTGGGAAGCATGTTTGTGAGAGAGGGTGTCATCCTGGTGAGTGTGGTGAGTGTCCCCTTAAGGGGAAGAGAACGTGCCCTTGTGGGAAAAGGGTTTATGAAGGAATTCCTTGTGATGCTTCTGTGCAGCTTTGTGGGGCTACCTGTGATAAGATGTTGCCCTGTGGCTACCACAGGTGCCCAGAGCGGTGCCATCGTGGACAGTGCGTTGAGACTTGTAGGGTTGTTGTGAAGAAGTCCTGTCGATGCGGGAGCCTCAAGAAAGAT GTTCCTTGCTATCAAGATTTGGCATGTGAAAGGAAGTGCCAGAGGATGCGTGACTGTGGTCGGCATGCTTGCAAACGGCGCTGCTGTGATGGGGATTGCCCTCCCTGCTCAGAG ATATGCGGAAGGAGGCTTCGATGTAAGAACCATAAATGCCCTTCTCCATGCCATAG AGGTCCTTGTGCTCCTTGCCCAATAATGGTGACAATTTCATGTGCGTGTGGAGAGACACGATTTGAG GTTCCTTGTGGTATCGAAATGGACCAAAAGCCTCCTAGATGTCCCAAACCATGTCCTATCACTCCTTTATGTCGGCATGCATCAAATTGCAAG CCACATAAATGCCATTATGGAGCTTGCCATCCTTGTCGGCTACCTTGTGCCAAAGAGTACCAATGTGGTCATACATGCAAATTAAG GTGTCATGGTGCTAAGCCTCCTCCTAATCAAGAGTTTACTCTGAAaccaaagaaaaagaagattatACAACAAAGTGAAGGTGTTCCTGGCACTCCATGCCCTCCTTGCCCAGAACTTGAGTGGAGATCATGTGTTGGGAAACACATTGGAGCTGACAGAATG ATGGTTTGCTCTGATAAATCACAGTTCTCCTGTGAAAATTTATGTGGTAATCCTCTACCATGTGGCAATCATTATTGTACAAAAACCTGCCATGCCTTGGAGAACCAGTTACGAGAAAGTGAACCATGTGAAGATTGTTATCTTCCTTGTCAACAG GAACGAGAGCCTGCATGTCCGCATAGTTGCCCTCGGCGATGCCATCCTGGAGACTGTCCTCCATGCAAGGTACTCATTAAGCGGTCATGTCACTGTGGTGCAATGGTTCATGTGTTTGAGTGTCTATATTACAATAGCTTGTCCGCAAAGGGTCAAGAGACTGTCCGTTCATGTGGTGGGCCATGTCACAG AAAGTTGCCAAATTGTACGCATCTATGCCCAGAGACATGTCATCCTGGTCAATGCACAAATGCTGAGAAATGCTGTAAAAAG GTCACAGTTCGATGCAAATGCCAAACACTGAAAAAGGAGTGGGTTTGTCAAGATGTTCAAGCAGCATATCATCATATGGGTTGCCATCCAAAGGATACaccaaaaaatcaatttggaattggACTAATTCCTTGCAATTCTGATTGTAAGAGTAAAGTGCAGGTTGTTGAGTCAGAACTACAATTACGTAAATCTAGGGTTACTGAG GTACAAGAACAAGATACAGAAAAATCTGCTCGAAAGCGAAGAAAAAGGAGGGAACGGGTTCTTGAATCCAAGGAAACATCAAAACTACAG AAAATAATTTCCGGAGCAAAGCGGCTTCTtctttttgtctttattttgaTCATACTTGTTGCTGCTACATATTATGGGTACAAGGGACTTTTGTGGCTCTCTGATTGGATGAATGAAGTGGATGAACGAAGACAAAGATATTCTGGAATCAAATGA
- the LOC137815078 gene encoding putative serine/threonine-protein kinase-like protein CCR3, whose product MDSESVESIEMWNYGSFDAFSFSLAVDNEIRSGTSSNLGASSPLHSFASLLDIAIRSRTSSNWETSSANSYAFGLDNAIRSRTSSNLETSSAYSFAFGVDTAIRSRTSSNWETSSTHSFAFEEDRTPSNLGSFRVPSFSSGVDYVIRSSSGGTDSETSPVHSFAFAAGASQMAANVTGHVAKGLQLFSREELVAATNNFSLHNKIGVGSFGVVYGGLLVDGREVAIKRNETSPKMKEFQEIVFGYLVTFLGRLHHEQLVGLVGFCEEEDEKLLVYEYMKNGSLYDHLHHKGSVELNSWKMRIKIALDASRGIKYLHYYAGTNIYRDIKSSNILLDDTWTARVSDFGLSSLMKAVGTIIDPEYYGQYVMTAKSEVYAFGVVLLELLTGKRHILCGEDGGTPLSVVEFAVPPILDGDLAKILDPRVGAPHVNEAKAVELMAFTAIHCVNLEGKDRPSLAEIVVNLKRALAIICDSSTHDSISNHTIFDVSE is encoded by the coding sequence ATGGACAGTGAAAGCGTTGAGAGCATTGAGATGTGGAATTATGGTTCATTTGATGCATTCAGTTTTAGTTTGGCAGTGGACAATGAGATTAGGAGTGGGACTTCGTCAAATTTGGGAGCATCTTCCCCTCTCCATAGTTTTGCTTCGCTTCTGGACATTGCCATAAGGAGTAGAACTTCTTCAAACTGGGAAACATCTTCTGCCAATTCTTATGCTTTTGGATTGGACAATGCAATAAGGAGTAGGACTTCGTCAAACTTGGAAACATCTTCTGCCTATTCTTTTGCTTTTGGAGTGGACACTGCAATAAGGAGTAGGACTTCGTCAAACTGGGAAACATCTTCTACCCAttcttttgcttttgaagaggaCAGGACTCCATCAAATTTGGGATCTTTCCGTGTGCCCAGTTTTTCTTCGGGAGTGGACTATGTGATTAGGAGTAGTAGCGGAGGAACAGATTCAGAAACCTCCCCTGTTCATAGTTTTGCTTTTGCTGCAGGAGCATCACAAATGGCGGCGAATGTCACAGGACACGTTGCTAAAGGCTTACAGTTATTCAGCCGGGAAGAGCTTGTAGCAGCCACCAACAATTTTTCACTTCACAACAAGATTGGAGTTGGAAGCTTTGGCGTCGTGTACGGAGGCTTACTTGTTGATGGTAGGGAGGTAGCCATCAAAAGGAACGAAACCAGTCCCAAGATGAAGGAGTTTCAAGAGATTGTGTTTGGGTATTTAGTGACCTTCTTGGGTCGTCTACACCACGAGCAGCTGGTGGGGCTAGTTGGGTTctgtgaagaagaagatgagaAACTCTTGGTGTATGAGTACATGAAAAATGGGTCGTTGTATGATCATTTGCATCACAAGGGTAGCGTTGAGTTGAATTCGTGGAAAATGAGGATCAAGATTGCTTTGGATGCTTCCCGAGGAATAAAATATCTTCATTACTATGCAGGTACAAATATTTACAGGGATATAAAGTCTTCTAACATTCTTCTTGATGATACTTGGACGGCAAGAGTATCTGATTTTGGTTTGTCGTCACTGATGAAGGCAGTAGGAACCATCATTGATCCTGAGTACTACGGTCAATATGTGATGACAGCAAAAAGTGAAGTGTATGCGTTTGGAGTTGTGCTGCTTGAGCTTTTAACGGGAAAGAGACATATATTGTGTGGTGAAGATGGAGGCACCCCATTAAGTGTGGTGGAATTTGCAGTGCCTCCAATTTTGGATGGAGATTTGGCCAAAATTTTGGATCCAAGGGTTGGAGCACCCCATGTGAATGAAGCAAAGGCAGTGGAGTTAATGGCTTTTACAGCTATCCACTGTGTGAATTTGGAAGGGAAAGATAGACCTTCACTTGCTGAAATTGTGGTCAATTTGAAGAGGGCTTTGGCTATTATTTGTGACAGTAGTACCCATGATAGCATTTCCAACCATACTATCTTCGATGTTTCAGAATGA